In the Syngnathus scovelli strain Florida chromosome 16, RoL_Ssco_1.2, whole genome shotgun sequence genome, one interval contains:
- the LOC137841047 gene encoding janus kinase and microtubule-interacting protein 3-like: MSKRAPAGRAKAERTDALQAANDELRTKLMDVQLELQQEKNKVSCLERERSQDLRAEHHRATAAMTELKSKLHEEKQKELAITRETLLRQHEMELMRVIKIKDGEIQRLNALVLSLRDGSMDLRYRQLTQEYQALQRAYALLAQTSEGDYDAEKEIKTREKLMVEMGHYQSRVADLESALKQQGQNVKWVEEKQLLRQSNQQLAEKVRRMEAEEARLKEHIQDIRDQNELLEFRILEEREWRSPVLKFLQVRFPDGLSPFQIYCEAEGVRDIVISDLMKKLDILGYNARPRTLSHSAYVTAAFPQWLEYIKVTKSALQQKMLDIESEKDMFCKQKGYLDEELDFRKCSMDQAHKRILELEAMLYEALPQRDCPATDGEKASHAGVNDVLTADQREELRSAVDQWKRALMCELRERDACILQERMDLLHSAQQRNKELKEFIEAQKRQIKQLEEKFLFLFLFFSLAFILWP; this comes from the exons gtcagctgtctggagagagagagaagtcaggacctgcgggcggagcaccaccgtgccaccgccgccatgacggaactcaaaagcaaactccatgaggagaagcagaaagagttagccattaccagggagacattactgcggcagcatgaaatggagctgatgagagtgatcaaaatcaaagatggagagatccagcgactgaatgccttggtcctcagcctgagggacggctccatggac cttcgctaccgccagctgacgcaagaatatcaagcgctgcaacgagcctacgctctgctagcccagaccagcgaaggggactacgacgccgagaaggagatcaag accagagaaaagctgatggtagaaatgggtcactatcaaagcagagtagcagatctggagtcagcgctgaagcaacaaggacag aatgtcaagtgggtggaggagaagcagctgctgcgtcagagcaatcagcagttggccgaaaag gtcaggcggatggaggcggaagaagcgcgtctgaaagagcacatccaggatatccgagaccaaaacgaactgcttgagttccgcatcctggag gagagggagtggcgctcccccgtcttgaagtttctgcaagtccgtttcccagacggcctcagccctttccagatctactgcgaggccgagggcgtgag ggacatcgtcatcagtgatctgatgaagaagctggacatcctgggctataacgcacgtccacgcacgctctcgcattctgcttatgtgacagcagcctttcctcagtggttagaatacatcaaagtgaccaagtcagcacttcaacagaagatgttggacattgaaagtgagaag gatatgttctgcaagcagaagggctacctggatgaagagttggacttcaggaagtgttccatggaccaggctcataag aggatcctggagctggaggccatgttgtacgaggcgctaccgcagcgggactgccccgccacggacggcgaaaaagccagccacgctggcgtgaatgacgtgctgacggcggatcagagagaagagcttaggagcgccgtggaccaatggaagcgagccctgatgtgcgagttgagggagcgcgacgcttgcatcctccaagagagaatggatctgctgcacagcgcgcaacag aggaacaaagagctgaaagaattcatcgaagctcagaagagacaaatcaaacaattggaggagaagtttctgtttctctttctattcttctccttggccttcattctgtggccctaa